From Serinicoccus profundi, the proteins below share one genomic window:
- a CDS encoding (2Fe-2S)-binding protein has translation MSGAVAAGPPPDLWVSLRELGGFFELTEPRGTDAVPWADTLEPQALRPRIEVVRGALAQATGQQVDEVNAKVAVSALQVGLASRVWSVALAGVVLHGWLPDLSSRSLRASPVHRGKVPLGVVDPTAGQSVDPTDPHGAAHVLSGVVVQDALAQLDDACVAVGRVSAQVLRSNTASSLVGAARVLTSKVPSAGPTAWALARALLAEPDLATGGTVRVRADLPAGTGGAMETQDEAFMRRGCCLYDRLPEHGLCPDCVRAERRPDLVTPGH, from the coding sequence ATGAGCGGTGCGGTCGCGGCCGGGCCGCCGCCGGACCTGTGGGTGTCACTGCGTGAGCTGGGCGGTTTCTTCGAGCTGACCGAGCCGCGCGGCACCGACGCGGTGCCGTGGGCTGACACACTGGAGCCGCAGGCCCTCCGACCCCGCATCGAGGTGGTGCGCGGCGCCCTGGCGCAGGCCACGGGGCAGCAGGTGGACGAGGTGAACGCCAAGGTGGCGGTCTCGGCCTTGCAGGTGGGCCTCGCTTCCCGGGTGTGGTCGGTGGCGCTGGCCGGTGTCGTCCTGCACGGGTGGCTGCCCGACCTCTCCTCCCGCTCCTTGCGCGCGAGCCCGGTGCACCGCGGGAAGGTCCCCCTCGGCGTGGTCGACCCCACCGCAGGGCAGTCCGTCGACCCGACCGACCCGCACGGGGCTGCTCACGTCCTCAGCGGGGTGGTCGTGCAGGACGCTCTGGCCCAGCTCGACGACGCCTGCGTGGCGGTCGGCCGCGTCTCGGCGCAGGTGTTGCGGTCCAACACGGCCTCCAGTCTGGTCGGCGCGGCGCGGGTCCTCACCTCCAAGGTGCCCTCGGCCGGACCGACGGCCTGGGCGCTCGCCCGGGCCCTGCTCGCCGAGCCCGACCTCGCCACGGGGGGCACGGTGCGCGTGAGGGCGGATCTTCCCGCCGGCACCGGCGGTGCGATGGAGACCCAGGACGAGGCCTTCATGCGACGCGGGTGCTGCCTCTACGACCGGTTGCCCGAGCACGGCCTGTGTCCCGACTGCGTGCGGGCCGAACGCCGGCCGGATCTCGTCACGCCCGGCCACTGA
- the ppdK gene encoding pyruvate, phosphate dikinase, translating to MAGREETYLYDMSEGSAQMRSLLGGKGANLAEMKRLGIPVPDGFTVSTAACIATTKAGGEWPAGLWDDVLASLARLEDRTGRTLGGAQPLLLSVRSGAVVSMPGMMDTILNLGIGDETVEALGAESDNPRFAWDSYRRFVQMYGEVVEGVAPHAYEDELTALKARRGVEQDTDLSTEDLQELVSTFKDVSRRELGRDLPTDPREQLRGAISAVFDSWDTPRARVYRRANGIPDDLGTAVNVMQMVFGNRGETSATGVCFTRNPSTGAKELYGEFLLNAQGEDVVAGIRTPKPLGEMEQVLPEAYSQLVQTMHDLEAHYKDMQDIEFTVEDGTLYLLQTRSGKRTAAAALRVARDMVAEGVLTQEEALERVEPGQLDQLLHPAIDPDHGRTPVTKGLPASPGAAVGEVVFDADTAASRGGAGDPVVLVRYETTPDDIHGVIVAQGVLTAHGGMTSHAAVVARGMGKPCVAGANGIRINTSDRTLTIGDRTFAEGDLITLDGSTGEVYGEALELVPPQINEDFEAIVTWADEVRRLGVRANADTGEDAAKARELGAEGIGLCRTEHMFMAADRLPAVRRMILAETEEDRAAALETILPMQQEDFEAIFTAMKGLPVTVRLLDPPLHEFLPDLVEQSLLVQRLELTDGDADELSTAKTLLGQVKRLHEQNPMLGTRGCRLAMLYPEIPEMQTRAIIRAALAVREREGETAGVEIMIPLVAYASELKAQRAVVEQAVAEELESAGAELDVTVGTMIELPRAAVVADQIAEHADFFSFGTNDLTQTGIGISRDDAEGGFLSAYIADEVIPHNPFESIDRDGVGGLVRLGAEGGRRTKADLKLGVCGEHGGDPASIALFEELGLSYVSCSPYRVPIARFAAARAVLSQREGAEIRTDG from the coding sequence ATGGCCGGGCGAGAAGAGACCTACCTCTACGACATGTCCGAGGGCAGCGCGCAGATGCGCAGCCTGCTCGGCGGCAAGGGTGCCAACCTCGCCGAGATGAAGCGCCTCGGCATACCCGTCCCGGACGGCTTCACCGTGAGCACCGCCGCCTGCATCGCGACGACGAAGGCCGGTGGCGAGTGGCCCGCCGGGCTGTGGGACGACGTGCTGGCCTCCCTGGCCCGCCTGGAGGACCGGACCGGCCGCACCCTCGGCGGCGCCCAGCCGCTCCTGCTCTCGGTCCGCTCCGGCGCCGTGGTCTCGATGCCCGGGATGATGGACACCATCCTCAACCTCGGCATCGGCGACGAGACGGTCGAGGCCCTGGGGGCCGAGTCGGACAATCCCCGCTTCGCCTGGGACTCCTACCGCCGGTTCGTCCAGATGTATGGCGAGGTCGTCGAGGGCGTCGCCCCGCACGCCTACGAGGACGAGCTCACGGCACTCAAGGCCCGCCGCGGGGTGGAGCAGGACACGGACCTGTCCACCGAGGACCTCCAGGAGCTGGTGAGCACCTTCAAGGACGTCTCCCGCCGCGAGCTCGGCCGCGACCTGCCGACCGACCCCCGCGAGCAGCTCCGGGGGGCGATCTCGGCCGTCTTCGACTCCTGGGACACCCCACGGGCGCGGGTCTACCGCCGCGCCAACGGCATACCGGACGACCTCGGCACGGCGGTCAACGTCATGCAGATGGTCTTCGGCAACCGCGGCGAGACCTCCGCCACCGGTGTCTGCTTCACCCGCAACCCCTCGACCGGGGCGAAGGAGCTCTACGGCGAGTTCCTGCTCAACGCGCAGGGCGAGGACGTCGTCGCCGGCATCCGCACCCCCAAGCCGCTGGGTGAGATGGAGCAGGTCCTGCCCGAGGCCTACTCCCAGCTCGTGCAGACGATGCACGACCTCGAGGCGCACTACAAGGACATGCAGGACATCGAGTTCACCGTCGAGGACGGCACGCTCTACCTCCTGCAGACCCGCAGCGGCAAGCGCACCGCGGCCGCCGCGCTGCGCGTCGCGCGCGACATGGTCGCCGAGGGTGTCCTCACCCAGGAGGAGGCGCTCGAGCGGGTCGAGCCCGGGCAGCTCGACCAGCTGCTCCACCCGGCGATCGACCCTGACCACGGGCGCACGCCGGTGACCAAGGGCCTTCCGGCCTCCCCCGGTGCGGCGGTCGGCGAGGTCGTCTTCGATGCCGACACCGCGGCGTCCCGCGGCGGCGCCGGCGACCCTGTCGTCCTCGTCCGCTACGAGACGACCCCCGACGACATCCACGGCGTCATCGTCGCCCAGGGGGTGCTCACCGCGCATGGAGGGATGACCTCGCACGCCGCCGTCGTCGCGCGCGGCATGGGCAAGCCGTGCGTGGCCGGCGCCAACGGCATCCGCATCAACACCTCCGACCGGACCCTCACCATCGGTGACCGCACCTTCGCCGAGGGTGACCTCATCACCCTGGACGGGTCGACCGGTGAGGTCTACGGCGAGGCGCTCGAGCTCGTCCCGCCGCAGATCAACGAGGACTTCGAGGCGATCGTCACCTGGGCCGACGAGGTGCGCCGGCTGGGGGTACGGGCCAACGCCGACACCGGCGAGGACGCCGCCAAGGCGCGTGAGCTCGGCGCCGAGGGCATCGGCCTGTGCCGCACCGAGCACATGTTCATGGCCGCAGACCGGCTCCCCGCGGTGCGCCGGATGATCCTCGCCGAGACCGAGGAGGACCGCGCCGCAGCGCTCGAGACCATCCTGCCGATGCAGCAGGAGGACTTCGAGGCGATCTTCACCGCCATGAAGGGGCTGCCGGTCACCGTCCGCCTCCTGGACCCGCCGCTGCACGAGTTCCTGCCCGACCTCGTCGAGCAGTCGCTGCTGGTCCAGCGCCTGGAGCTCACCGACGGCGACGCCGACGAGCTGTCGACTGCCAAGACCCTGCTCGGGCAGGTCAAGCGCCTGCACGAGCAGAACCCCATGCTGGGGACCCGCGGGTGCCGGTTGGCCATGCTCTACCCCGAGATCCCCGAGATGCAGACCCGGGCGATCATCCGCGCCGCGCTGGCCGTGCGCGAGCGGGAGGGCGAGACCGCAGGCGTGGAGATCATGATCCCGTTGGTGGCCTACGCCTCCGAGCTCAAGGCGCAGCGGGCGGTCGTGGAGCAGGCGGTCGCCGAGGAGCTGGAGAGCGCTGGCGCCGAGCTCGACGTCACCGTCGGCACGATGATCGAGCTGCCGCGCGCAGCGGTGGTGGCCGACCAGATCGCCGAGCACGCCGACTTCTTCTCCTTCGGCACCAACGACCTGACCCAGACCGGCATCGGCATCTCGCGCGACGACGCGGAGGGCGGCTTCCTGTCGGCCTACATCGCCGACGAGGTGATCCCGCACAACCCGTTCGAGTCGATCGACCGGGACGGCGTCGGCGGCCTCGTGCGTCTCGGCGCGGAGGGCGGTCGCCGCACCAAGGCCGACCTCAAGCTCGGGGTATGCGGTGAGCACGGCGGTGACCCCGCCTCGATCGCGCTCTTCGAGGAGCTCGGTCTCAGCTACGTCTCGTGCTCGCCCTACCGCGTGCCCATCGCCCGGTTCGCCGCGGCGCGCGCGGTCCTGAGCCAGCGCGAGGGCGCCGAGATCCGCACCGACGGATGA
- a CDS encoding class I SAM-dependent methyltransferase, which translates to MSEHSPDQATGTDHYFSARPASADALRPLTVQLAEREVEVLTAAGIFSPDGIDKGTRVLLDQVPEPPDQGRLLDLGCGWGPLALTLALRSPEAWVHAVDVNERALDLTRRNAELLGCDRVQVTRPEDVDLSLAPDAPFDLIWSNPPIRVGKQALHDLLLTWLPRLAETQEAAAYLVVQKNLGADSLQAWLATTLPGVMGPVRVTREGSSKGFRVLRVGRG; encoded by the coding sequence ATGAGCGAGCACTCCCCCGACCAGGCGACGGGCACCGACCACTACTTCTCCGCGCGGCCGGCCTCGGCCGACGCGTTGCGCCCGCTCACCGTCCAGCTGGCCGAGCGCGAGGTCGAGGTGCTCACCGCCGCGGGCATCTTCTCCCCCGACGGCATCGACAAGGGCACGAGGGTGCTGCTCGACCAGGTGCCGGAGCCCCCTGATCAAGGACGCCTCCTCGACCTCGGCTGCGGCTGGGGACCCCTGGCGCTGACCCTGGCGCTGCGCTCCCCCGAGGCGTGGGTGCACGCCGTCGACGTCAACGAGCGCGCCCTGGACCTCACCCGCCGCAACGCCGAGCTGCTCGGCTGCGACCGGGTGCAGGTCACCCGCCCCGAGGACGTCGACCTCTCGCTCGCCCCCGACGCGCCCTTCGACCTCATCTGGTCCAACCCGCCCATCCGGGTCGGCAAGCAGGCGCTGCACGACCTGCTCCTCACCTGGCTGCCGCGGCTCGCCGAGACCCAGGAGGCTGCGGCCTACCTCGTCGTGCAGAAGAACCTCGGCGCCGACTCGCTCCAGGCCTGGCTCGCGACCACGCTGCCCGGGGTCATGGGGCCGGTACGCGTGACCCGTGAGGGGAGCAGCAAGGGGTTCCGCGTCCTACGCGTCGGCCGCGGCTGA
- a CDS encoding amidohydrolase yields the protein MVCFPPSRGDFVSTPRPSLAIVGARVVPVEGEVIEEGTVLVREGVISAVGPRAEVEVPEDVEVVDAAGRWVLPGLIDAHVHLGVWEEGEGWAGIDGNESTDPVMAAARAIDAINPREQGFDDAITAGVTTVNVNPGSANPIGGQAVALKTYGRYVDEMVLRNPSGVKAALGENPKRVYGEQKKTPSTRLGVALVLRKAFSAARSYQARKAASDSPVDTDLVSEALLLVLEREIPWRQHCHRADDIATAIRLAEEFGYRLVLDHGTEAYLVADLVAQHDVPVLYGPMIVSRSKVEVRHRTPKAPGILDRAGVEVSIITDHPVVPIDYLITQVALAVREGMERDAALRAVTINPARVLGVEDRVGSLVAGKDADLALWSGDPLDLQSRVLRTWIDGVEVYAYDEEAGSGQVLPR from the coding sequence ATGGTCTGCTTCCCACCGTCGCGAGGAGATTTCGTGAGCACCCCCCGTCCGTCCCTGGCCATTGTCGGCGCCCGAGTCGTCCCTGTCGAGGGCGAGGTGATCGAGGAGGGCACCGTGCTCGTGCGCGAGGGCGTGATCAGCGCCGTCGGGCCGCGTGCGGAGGTCGAGGTCCCGGAGGACGTCGAGGTCGTCGACGCCGCCGGGCGCTGGGTGCTGCCCGGTCTCATCGACGCCCACGTGCACCTCGGTGTGTGGGAGGAGGGTGAGGGGTGGGCCGGCATCGACGGCAACGAGAGCACCGACCCGGTCATGGCCGCCGCTCGGGCCATCGACGCCATCAACCCCCGCGAGCAGGGCTTCGACGACGCCATCACCGCCGGGGTCACCACCGTCAACGTCAACCCCGGATCGGCCAACCCCATCGGCGGCCAGGCCGTCGCGCTCAAAACCTACGGTCGCTACGTCGATGAGATGGTGCTGCGCAACCCCTCCGGCGTCAAGGCCGCGCTGGGGGAGAACCCCAAGCGCGTCTACGGCGAGCAGAAGAAGACGCCGTCGACCCGCCTCGGCGTCGCCCTGGTCCTGCGCAAGGCCTTCTCCGCGGCCCGGTCCTACCAGGCGCGGAAGGCCGCCTCGGACTCGCCGGTGGACACCGATCTCGTGAGCGAGGCGCTGCTGCTGGTGCTCGAGCGCGAGATCCCGTGGCGCCAGCACTGCCACCGCGCCGACGACATCGCCACCGCGATCCGGCTGGCCGAGGAGTTCGGCTACCGGCTCGTCCTCGACCACGGCACGGAGGCCTACCTCGTCGCCGACCTCGTGGCGCAGCACGACGTGCCGGTGCTCTACGGGCCGATGATCGTCAGCCGCTCCAAGGTGGAGGTCCGTCACCGCACCCCGAAGGCTCCGGGCATCCTCGACCGGGCGGGCGTGGAGGTGTCGATCATCACCGACCACCCCGTCGTGCCGATCGACTACCTCATCACCCAGGTGGCGCTCGCGGTGCGCGAGGGGATGGAGCGGGACGCCGCGCTGCGCGCCGTGACCATCAACCCGGCCCGGGTCCTGGGTGTCGAGGACCGCGTCGGATCGCTCGTCGCGGGCAAGGATGCCGACCTCGCGCTGTGGTCCGGTGACCCGTTGGACCTGCAGTCCCGGGTGCTGCGGACCTGGATCGACGGCGTGGAGGTCTACGCCTACGACGAGGAGGCCGGCTCGGGCCAGGTCCTGCCCCGCTGA
- a CDS encoding cation:proton antiporter: MAAAAVFELDVVLGAFAAGFILRALRPEGMHALEERLEGAAYGFFIPVFFVTSGMNVDVGAIAGAPGLRRPDGADLPLPRPAAGGAALSRGRRVGRGTPCCSPHGSRVPAP, encoded by the coding sequence ATGGCCGCCGCCGCCGTCTTCGAGCTCGATGTCGTCCTCGGGGCGTTCGCGGCCGGATTCATCCTCCGCGCGCTACGGCCCGAGGGCATGCATGCGCTGGAGGAGCGGCTCGAGGGCGCGGCCTACGGCTTCTTCATCCCCGTCTTCTTCGTCACCTCGGGCATGAATGTCGACGTCGGCGCGATCGCCGGGGCACCGGGCCTGCGGCGCCCTGACGGTGCGGATCTTCCCCTTCCTCGCCCGGCCGCGGGCGGCGCGGCCCTCAGCCGCGGCCGACGCGTAGGACGCGGAACCCCTTGCTGCTCCCCTCACGGGTCACGCGTACCGGCCCCATGA
- a CDS encoding pyruvate, water dikinase regulatory protein, whose protein sequence is MSRPPIELHIIADSTGDTAARVARAAAAQYADYDVRILRHPRQSSLDGLHDSFARMRPEQVRTVVFSTVVDEALRLRVTQLCEERGLPHADLLDPAVTALSTVTGQDPERVVRPVGVGEDYFKRVAAMEFAIANDDGNLSNHLREADIVLIGVSRTGKTPLSMYLGYLGYRTANIPLVPGIAPPAQLHEVQRWKIVGLTIDPERLQQIRGRRVKAMGSTQNHRDGYTDLVQIFDELDEVAQLQRSLGCPVIETTDLALEEAAGRVIEVVQRRREAASGGTDRAR, encoded by the coding sequence ATGTCGCGCCCACCGATCGAGCTGCACATCATCGCCGACTCCACCGGTGACACCGCCGCGCGGGTCGCCCGGGCGGCGGCCGCGCAGTACGCCGACTACGACGTCCGCATCCTGCGCCACCCGCGGCAGTCCTCCTTGGACGGCCTGCACGACTCCTTCGCCCGGATGCGGCCCGAGCAGGTGCGCACCGTCGTCTTCTCCACCGTCGTCGACGAGGCGCTGCGCCTGCGGGTCACCCAGCTCTGCGAGGAGCGCGGGCTGCCGCACGCGGACCTGCTCGACCCGGCCGTGACCGCCCTCTCGACGGTCACCGGCCAGGACCCCGAGCGCGTGGTCCGCCCGGTCGGGGTCGGTGAGGACTACTTCAAGCGGGTGGCCGCGATGGAGTTCGCGATCGCCAACGACGACGGCAACCTGTCCAACCACCTCCGCGAGGCCGACATCGTCCTCATCGGGGTCAGCCGGACCGGCAAGACGCCGTTGTCGATGTACCTCGGCTACCTCGGCTACCGCACCGCCAACATCCCGCTCGTGCCCGGGATCGCCCCTCCGGCGCAGCTGCACGAGGTCCAGCGGTGGAAGATCGTCGGCCTCACGATCGACCCCGAGCGGCTGCAGCAGATCCGAGGGCGCCGGGTCAAGGCCATGGGCAGCACCCAGAACCACCGGGACGGCTACACCGACCTCGTCCAGATCTTCGACGAGCTCGACGAGGTCGCCCAGCTGCAGCGCAGCCTCGGCTGCCCGGTGATCGAGACCACCGACCTGGCGCTGGAGGAGGCCGCCGGGCGGGTCATCGAGGTGGTGCAGCGGCGTCGCGAGGCTGCGTCCGGCGGCACCGACCGCGCCCGGTAG
- the miaA gene encoding tRNA (adenosine(37)-N6)-dimethylallyltransferase MiaA: protein MPEQLPPGPPVVAVVGPTATGKSDLGVRLALELGGEVVGADASQFYRGMDIGTAKLDLAARQGIPHHQLDVLDVREEATVAAYQQSARANLEAIVGRGRVPVVVGGSGLYVRALLDHFEIPPTDAQVRARWEAELSERGPEALHALLAERDPQAAGGIERRNGRRVVRALEVIELTGAPFSASLPRREFVRPTVLLGLRADRDVLVARIEERAARMWREGLLEEVRGLLPQGLREGRTASRAVGYAQALRQLDGELGEDEAIAETAQATRRLARRQESWWRPEPRVVWLDHDAPDLLEQALARVAGTP, encoded by the coding sequence GTGCCTGAGCAGCTGCCACCCGGACCACCCGTCGTCGCGGTGGTCGGGCCCACCGCGACCGGCAAGTCGGACCTGGGGGTGCGGCTGGCGCTGGAGCTGGGCGGGGAGGTCGTCGGGGCCGACGCCTCCCAGTTCTACCGCGGCATGGACATCGGCACCGCCAAGCTCGATCTCGCTGCGCGCCAAGGGATCCCGCACCACCAGCTCGACGTCCTGGACGTGCGCGAGGAGGCGACGGTGGCGGCATACCAGCAGAGCGCCCGCGCCAACCTGGAGGCCATCGTCGGGCGCGGCCGGGTGCCAGTCGTGGTGGGTGGCTCCGGGCTCTACGTCCGGGCGCTGCTGGACCACTTCGAGATCCCGCCGACCGACGCGCAGGTGCGCGCGCGGTGGGAGGCCGAGCTGAGCGAGCGCGGGCCCGAGGCACTGCACGCCCTGCTGGCCGAGCGCGACCCGCAGGCCGCCGGGGGCATCGAGCGCCGCAACGGTCGCCGCGTCGTCCGGGCCCTGGAGGTGATCGAGCTGACCGGGGCGCCGTTCAGCGCCAGCCTGCCGCGTCGGGAGTTCGTCCGACCGACTGTGCTGCTCGGGCTGCGCGCCGACCGGGACGTCCTCGTGGCCCGGATCGAGGAACGCGCCGCACGGATGTGGCGCGAGGGTCTGCTGGAGGAGGTGCGTGGGCTGCTCCCGCAGGGGCTGCGGGAGGGGCGCACGGCCTCCAGGGCCGTCGGGTACGCCCAGGCGCTGCGCCAGCTGGACGGCGAGCTCGGCGAGGACGAGGCGATCGCCGAGACGGCGCAGGCGACGCGGCGGTTGGCCCGTCGCCAGGAGTCGTGGTGGCGACCTGAGCCACGCGTGGTGTGGCTGGATCACGACGCGCCGGACCTTCTCGAGCAGGCGCTGGCCCGGGTGGCCGGGACGCCCTGA
- the hflX gene encoding GTPase HflX, translating to MTAPRTDPTGTDGGRVLDRRAEALSDDDSIDLREGNWGSWGEESEGAGAREGGSIDGDQLDREERAALRRVGGLSTELEDVTEVEYRQLRLERVVLASVWEDNGQTTLEDAENSLRELAALAETAGSTVLDGVIQRRQKPDPATYLGSGKAKELQEIVAAEGADTVVCDGELGPSQRRALEDVVKVKVIDRTALILDIFAQHAKSREGRAQVELAQLQYLLPRLRGWGESMSRQAGGRVAGGEGIGSRGPGETKIELDRRRINTRIAKLRREISGMKTMRDTKRSSRRAGRVPSVAIVGYTNAGKSSLLNRLTGAGVLVQNQLFATLDPTVRRTESEEGRGYTLSDTVGFVKRLPHQLVEAFRSTLEEAADADVLLHVVDGSHPDPEGQVDAVHAVLAEIEEGAALKIPEIVAVNKADLADPEVLDRLRRAYPRVVVVSARTGDGVPELIAAVEAALPRPEILVDVLLPYDRGDLVARLHDEGEVLTEEHTAEGTRMEAKVDPDLHGHLSDYAV from the coding sequence ATGACCGCACCACGAACCGACCCGACCGGCACCGACGGCGGCCGCGTGCTGGACCGCCGCGCCGAGGCGCTGAGCGACGACGACTCGATCGATCTGCGGGAGGGCAACTGGGGCTCGTGGGGCGAGGAGTCCGAGGGCGCCGGCGCTCGCGAGGGTGGCAGCATCGACGGTGACCAGCTGGACCGCGAGGAGCGGGCCGCGCTGCGTCGTGTCGGTGGGCTGTCCACCGAGCTCGAGGACGTCACCGAGGTCGAGTACCGCCAGCTGCGGCTGGAGCGGGTCGTCCTCGCCTCCGTCTGGGAGGACAACGGACAGACCACGCTCGAGGACGCCGAGAACTCGCTGCGCGAGCTCGCCGCGCTCGCGGAGACGGCCGGCTCGACGGTGCTCGACGGCGTCATCCAGCGCAGGCAGAAGCCGGACCCCGCCACCTACCTCGGCTCCGGCAAGGCCAAGGAGCTGCAGGAGATCGTGGCCGCCGAGGGCGCCGACACCGTCGTCTGCGACGGCGAGCTCGGCCCCTCCCAGCGCCGCGCCCTGGAGGACGTCGTCAAGGTCAAGGTCATCGACCGGACCGCGCTGATCCTCGACATCTTCGCCCAGCACGCCAAGAGCCGCGAGGGTCGCGCCCAGGTGGAGCTGGCCCAGCTGCAGTACCTCCTGCCGCGGCTGCGCGGCTGGGGCGAGTCGATGTCCCGTCAGGCGGGTGGTCGCGTCGCCGGCGGTGAGGGCATCGGCTCCCGTGGCCCCGGTGAGACCAAGATCGAGCTGGACCGGCGCCGGATCAACACTCGGATCGCCAAGCTGCGCCGCGAGATCAGCGGGATGAAGACGATGCGGGACACCAAGCGGTCCTCCCGCAGGGCCGGCCGGGTGCCCAGCGTCGCGATCGTCGGCTACACCAACGCCGGCAAGTCCTCGCTGCTCAACCGGCTCACCGGCGCGGGCGTGCTCGTCCAGAACCAGCTCTTCGCCACGCTGGACCCCACCGTCCGGCGCACCGAGAGCGAGGAGGGGCGCGGCTACACGCTCTCCGACACCGTCGGCTTCGTGAAGCGGCTGCCGCACCAGCTCGTCGAGGCCTTCCGGTCCACGCTGGAGGAGGCGGCCGACGCCGATGTGCTCCTGCACGTCGTGGACGGCTCGCACCCCGACCCGGAGGGTCAGGTGGACGCCGTGCACGCGGTGCTGGCGGAGATCGAGGAGGGCGCTGCCCTGAAGATCCCGGAGATCGTGGCCGTCAACAAGGCCGACCTGGCCGACCCCGAGGTGCTGGACCGACTGCGCAGGGCCTACCCCCGCGTGGTGGTCGTGTCGGCGCGGACGGGTGACGGTGTGCCCGAGCTGATCGCCGCCGTCGAGGCCGCGCTGCCGCGCCCGGAGATCCTCGTCGACGTGCTCCTGCCCTACGACCGCGGTGACCTCGTCGCCCGGCTGCACGACGAGGGCGAGGTCCTCACCGAGGAGCACACCGCCGAGGGCACCCGGATGGAGGCCAAGGTCGACCCCGACCTGCACGGCCACCTCAGCGACTACGCCGTCTGA
- a CDS encoding IS256 family transposase — translation MTHDEMRAEDLDQVEVEHRAAAARLREEFFDDELVDKLLAATGERGVSLTGAGGFLPEMIKTVLERGMGAELTDHLGYAKGDAAGRGSGNSRNGTTPKTVGTEVGDIALDQPRDRNSTFSSALVPKGARRLGGLEDMIISLYAGGMTVRDIQHHLGATLGTELSHETISNVTDAVLEEVKAWQSRPLEAFYPVIYLDALVVKVRDGSHVTNRSAHVAVGVDMDGVKHVLGIWVQATEGAKFWAGVCAQLANRGVKDVLIVCCDGLTGLAEAIEATWPHAMVQTCVVHLIRASMRFVSYADRKAVAAMLRPIYTAADEDAALMALAAFADSNLGKKYPAAVATWENAWDRFIPFLAFGPALRKVIYTTNSIESLNYQLRKIIKNRGHFPSDEAVIKLLWLAIMNIEDKRARERAKQASKGKDRKSVPRLIEGAAVTGWKAALGELALVYPDRVNAYL, via the coding sequence ATGACGCACGACGAGATGAGGGCCGAGGATCTGGACCAGGTCGAGGTGGAGCATCGGGCCGCGGCTGCGCGGCTGCGTGAGGAGTTCTTCGACGACGAGCTGGTCGACAAGTTGCTCGCGGCGACCGGTGAGCGCGGGGTGTCCTTGACCGGGGCCGGTGGCTTCCTGCCCGAGATGATCAAGACCGTCCTGGAGCGCGGCATGGGAGCCGAGCTGACCGACCACCTCGGGTACGCCAAGGGCGACGCGGCCGGCCGAGGTTCGGGGAACTCCCGCAACGGCACGACCCCCAAGACGGTGGGCACCGAGGTCGGTGACATCGCCCTGGACCAGCCGAGGGACCGCAACTCCACGTTCTCCTCGGCGCTGGTGCCCAAGGGCGCCCGCCGCCTCGGCGGGCTGGAGGACATGATCATCTCCCTGTACGCCGGCGGGATGACCGTTCGCGACATCCAGCATCATCTGGGCGCGACGCTGGGCACCGAGCTGAGCCACGAGACGATCAGCAACGTCACCGACGCCGTGCTCGAGGAGGTCAAGGCCTGGCAGTCCCGCCCGCTGGAGGCGTTCTACCCGGTGATCTACCTCGACGCCCTGGTGGTCAAGGTCCGCGACGGGTCGCACGTGACCAACCGCTCGGCGCACGTGGCCGTCGGCGTCGACATGGACGGCGTCAAGCACGTCCTGGGCATTTGGGTCCAGGCCACCGAGGGCGCCAAGTTCTGGGCCGGCGTGTGCGCCCAGCTGGCCAACCGCGGCGTCAAGGACGTGCTCATCGTCTGCTGCGACGGGCTGACCGGCCTGGCCGAGGCGATCGAGGCGACCTGGCCGCACGCGATGGTGCAGACCTGCGTGGTGCACCTGATCCGGGCCTCGATGCGGTTCGTCTCCTACGCCGACCGCAAGGCCGTCGCCGCGATGCTGCGCCCGATCTACACCGCCGCTGACGAGGACGCAGCGCTCATGGCGCTGGCCGCCTTCGCCGACTCCAACCTGGGCAAGAAGTACCCCGCTGCGGTCGCCACCTGGGAGAACGCCTGGGACCGGTTCATCCCCTTCCTGGCGTTCGGGCCCGCGCTGCGCAAGGTCATCTACACGACCAACAGCATCGAGAGCCTGAACTACCAGCTGCGCAAGATCATCAAGAACCGCGGCCACTTCCCCAGCGACGAGGCCGTGATCAAGCTGCTCTGGCTGGCAATCATGAACATCGAGGACAAACGAGCCCGAGAACGAGCCAAGCAGGCCAGCAAGGGCAAAGACCGAAAGTCGGTGCCCCGCCTGATCGAAGGCGCCGCCGTCACCGGTTGGAAAGCCGCCCTTGGCGAGCTCGCCCTCGTCTACCCCGACCGCGTAAACGCCTACCTGTAA